A region from the Medicago truncatula cultivar Jemalong A17 chromosome 6, MtrunA17r5.0-ANR, whole genome shotgun sequence genome encodes:
- the LOC11408959 gene encoding probable carboxylesterase 18 translates to MSKNQPKPLLPWKVRATISLLTVLTDASCRANGTVNRRLFNFFDLKSSPNATPVNGVSTKDVTVNAENNVWFRLFTPTVAGEVTGDGGATKATSLPVVIFFHGGGYTFLSPSSNLYDAVCRRLCREISAVIVSVNYRLTPEHRYPSQYEDGEAVLRFLDENVTVLPANADLSKCFLAGDSAGGNLAHDVVVRACKTGLQNIRVIGLILIQPFFGGEERTEAEINLVGMPFVSVAKTDWIWKVFLPEGSDRDHGAVNVCGPNAEDLSGLDYPDTLVFVGGFDPLIDWQKRYYDWLKKCGKKAELIEYPNMVHGFHVFPDFPESTQLIMQVKDFINKVSNSK, encoded by the coding sequence ATGTCTAAAAACCAACCCAAACCTCTTCTTCCTTGGAAGGTCCGCGCTACAATTTCACTTCTTACAGTTTTAACGGACGCTTCATGTCGAGCTAACGGTACCGTCAACCGCCGTCTCTTTAACTTCTTCGATCTCAAATCCTCACCTAACGCCACTCCTGTTAACGGCGTTTCCACCAAAGACGTTACCGTTAACGCCGAAAATAACGTTTGGTTTCGTCTCTTTACCCCCACTGTTGCCGGAGAAGTCACCGGAGATGGTGGTGCCACCAAAGCAACCTCCCTTCCTGTCGTCATTTTCTTCCACGGCGGTGGCTAcacttttctttctccttcCTCGAACCTCTACGACGCTGTTTGCCGTAGACTCTGCCGGGAAATCTCCGCTGTCATTGTCTCCGTCAACTACCGACTTACACCAGAGCATCGGTATCCGTCACAATATGAAGACGGAGAAGCAGTACTGAGATTCCTTGACGAGAACGTAACCGTTTTACCGGCAAATGCTGACCTGTCAAAATGTTTCCTAGCAGGAGATAGTGCCGGTGGAAATTTGGCACACGATGTTGTGGTTAGGGCATGCAAAACGGGGCTCCAGAACATCCGGGTTATCGGGTTAATATTGATCCAACCATTCTTCGGTGGAGAAGAACGGACGGAGGCGGAGATTAACCTAGTTGGGATGCCATTTGTGTCGGTGGCAAAGACCGACTGGATCTGGAAAGTATTTTTACCAGAGGGATCGGACCGGGATCATGGTGCGGTTAATGTATGCGGCCCGAACGCGGAGGATTTGTCGGGTTTGGATTATCCGGATACGCTTGTTTTTGTTGGTGGGTTTGATCCTTTGATTGATTGGCAAAAGAGGTATTATGATTGGTTGAAAAAATGTGGGAAAAAAGCTGAGTTGATTGAATATCCAAACATGGTTCATGGTTTTCATGTTTTTCCTGATTTTCCTGAATCTACTCAGTTGATTATGCAAGTCAAGGATTTTATCAACAAAGTGTCCAATTCTAAATGA